One Salarias fasciatus chromosome 9, fSalaFa1.1, whole genome shotgun sequence DNA segment encodes these proteins:
- the rnf31 gene encoding E3 ubiquitin-protein ligase RNF31, whose protein sequence is MSASAASAQMDEVRLRARSLLSSSGLAQDVKAEVQTMAAFPLPPSEKYRHLAAEAMLKENTAGDSEQEVLESLSRLIKALSILEKYGCNLTSPTRPRYWRSVKHNNPVFRTTVDAVKGGRRVLYLYGYINQQIDGLSFPDEVIEPNAEKVAEVTLEVMTLRTEVDMLIKETHPHKEYFRDIIPSLIQQTELASDAVVIPPAEEQREDEPQASPPSTKPPVLPKPSPACADRPAAAAAACSLCGGAPSLLCPSCNRQQFCDACDDLFHRHPTRANHKRDKLQRSKQETCSICGVAAVHAQCSTCVQRLCVNCDMLFHSHPDRKGHNRTHVTPAKTSSPSLSPWSCAHCTTVNEMRAVLCITCERPRLATAASPALEASASLPTSPNSEWQCKSCTVVNQGSSILCEVCERPRLATRPPVTPAASGPGSPPASGGKWTCHFCTYLNTKPSAACEMCNLSCKESAGGSAPRSLQQTPASAKAPRPQPKPRVNLDLKRQNAMKEDGLNLIHQIREAEKRGVSPEEVYAALGMCGGSNVNPCDWLTSELPHLLDEICAMAASVQLSYTRGNAGTNPQAERDEEEEERRAGLNGEGVKLSRAEAKLAWLAAGGDTDRAVRQLLRDRQTKMRELHSLGFRDVARCEEALRQSGGEVKGALSLLQRPLLESFHQRIWTDQPEPPIDPKHPDKQRMCRRLLALYDLPSWGRCELVLSLLQEQDVSCSLEDVVQAVKESNDKDFIRRLLINECPCCLSVFPRSKMQSLTSCQCSICHDCFRQHFTIAVRDKHIRDMVCPSCSEPDINDPEQLDSYFSTLDIQLRDCLEHDVFELFHKKLTEHTLKKDPKFLWCYNCTCGFINDGDQLKVTCPSCRKSFCAQCKKSWEPQHQDVTCEQFQQWKRDNDPEYQKQGLAGYLRDNGITCPQCRFQYALTKGGCMHFTCFQCRYQFCSGCNNPYQTTGCKTAQCNYNGLHAHHPRDCLFYLRDWDPAQLQELLQRSSVEFNTEPSDDASIDACGVMEQKDEGNQQLDSPCGIQTHPGQAGLCEKHYKEYLVSLINIHSLDPALLYDAKDLEIACKRYLVEVPRGEAEDDQTHQARMLKKLMEVPLGEKVPRNK, encoded by the exons ATGAGCGCCAGCGCGGCGTCCGCGCAGATGGACGAAGTCCGGCTTAGAGCCCGgtcgctgctctcctcctcggGCTTGGCTCAGGACGTGAAGGCCGAGGTCCAGACGATGGCCGCCTTCCCGCTGCCCCCGTCAGAGAAGTACCGTCACCTGGCAGCGGAGGCCATGCTGAAGGAGAACACGGCGGGCGACAGCGAACAGGAG GTGCTGGAGTCGTTGAGCAGACTGATTAAGGCCTTGAGCATCCTGGAGAAGTACGGCTGTAACCTGACCAGTCCCACCAGGCCCAGGTACTGGAGGAGCGTCAAGCACAACAACCCGGTCTTCAGGACCACCGTGGACGCAGTCAAG GGAGGCCGCAGAGTCCTGTATTTGTACGGTTACATCAACCAGCAGATCGATGGTCTCAGCTTTCCCGACGAAGTCATCGAACCGAACGCGGAAAAGGTTGCCGAGGTGACCCTGGAGGTCATGACCTTACGCACCGAGGTGGACATGCTCATAAAG gaAACTCATCCTCATAAAGAATACTTCAGAGACATCATCCCATCCCTCatccagcag ACGGAGCTGGCGAGCGACGCCGTGGTCATCCCGCCGGCCGAGGAGCAGCGGGAGGACGAACCGCAGGCCTCGCCTCCTTCGACTAAACCTCCTGTGCTCCCCAAGCCGTCCCCAG CGTGTGCAGACcgtcctgccgccgccgccgccgcctgcagtCTCTGCGGCGGCGCCCCGTCTCTGCTCTGCCCCTCATGCAACAGGCAGCAGTTCTGCGACGCGTGCGACGACCTCTTCCACCGCCACCCGACCAGAGCCAATCACAAGAGGGACAAGCTGCAGAGAAGCAAACAGG AAACGTGCAGCATCTGCGGCGTGGCTGCCGTCCACGCTCAGTGCTCCACCTGCGTCCAGAGGCTGTGTGTGAACTGCGACATGCTGTTCCACTCTCACCCCGACCGCAAAGGACACAACAGGACGCACGTCACGCCCGCCAAAACCTCcag TCCGTCCCTCTCTCCGTGGTCGTGCgcccactgcaccaccgtgaaCGAGATGCGCGCCGTGCTCTGCATCACCTGCGAGCGCCCCCGGCTGGCCACGGCCGCCTCGCCCGCCCTGGAAGCCTCGGCTTCGCTTCCCACGTCTCCAAACTCAG AGTGGCAGTGTAAAAGCTGCACGGTGGTGAATCAGGGCAGCAGCATCctctgtgaggtgtgtgagcgCCCCCGTCTGGCCACCCGCCCGCCCGTCACCCCGGCAGCGTCCGGCCCCGGGTCCCCGCCGGCCTCTGGAGGAAAG tggaCGTGTCACTTCTGCACGTACCTGAACACCAAGCCCTCGGCGGCGTGCGAGATGTGTAACCTGTCCTGTAAAGAGTCCGCCGGGGGTTCAGCGCCTCGCTCTCTGCAGCAGACGCCGGCCAGCGCCAAGGCCCCCAGGCCGCAGCCGAAGCCCCGGGTCAACCTGGACCTGAAGAGGCAGAACGCGATGAAGGAGGACGGCCTCAACCTCATCCATCAAATACGA GAAGCAGAGAAGCGAGGCGTCAGCCCGGAGGAAGTGTACGCCGCCCTGGGCATGTGCGGCGGCAGCAACGTGAACCCCTGCGACTGGCTGACGTCGGAGCTGCCGCACCTGCTGGACGAGATCTGCGCCATGGCCGCCTCCGTCCAGCTCAGCTACACGCGGGGGAACGCCGGCACGAACCCCCAGGCGGAGcgggacgaggaggaagaggagaggcggGCCGGCCTGAACGGCGAAGGCGTGAAGCTCTCCAGAGCCGAGGCCAAGCTGGCCTGGCTGGCGGCCGGAGGAGACACGGACAGAGCCGTGAGGCAGCTGCTGAGGGACCGACAGACCAAG ATGCGGGAGCTTCACTCTCTGGGTTTCCGGGACGTGGCGCGGTGCGAGGAGGCCCTGCGGCAGAGCGGCGGGGAGGTGAAGGGGGCTCTGTCTCTGCTCCAGCGCCCCCTCCTGGAGTCCTTCCACCAGCGCATCTGGACCGACCAGCCGGAGCCGCCCATCGACCCCAAGCACCCGGACAAACAG AGGATGTGCCGCCGCCTGCTGGCGCTGTACGACCTGCCCAGCTGGGGGCGCTGCGAGCTGGTGCTgtcgctgctgcaggagcaggacgtGTCCTGCTCCCTGGAGGACGTGGTCCAGGCCGTCAAGGAGTCCAACGACAAAGACTTCATCCGCCGCCTCCTCATCAACGAGTGTCCCTGCTGCCTGAGCGTCTTCCCCCGCAGCAAG ATGCAGTCCCTGACCTCCTGCCAGTGCTCCATCTGCCACGACTGCTTCAGGCAGCACTTCACCATCGCCGTGAGGGACAAGCACATCCGGGACATGGTGTGTCCGTCCTGCAGCGAGCCGGACATCAACGACCCCGAGCAGCTGGACAGCTACTTCTCCACGCTGGACATACAG TTGCGGGACTGTTTGGAGCACGACGTGTTCGAGCTGTTTCACAAGAAGCTGACCGAGCACACGCTCAAGAAAGATCCAAAGTTCCTGTGGTGCTATAAT tgcaCCTGTGGGTTTATCAACGATGGAGACCAGCTGAAGGTCACCTGCCCGTCCTGCCGCAAGAGTTTCTGTGCTCAGTGCAAGAAGTCG TGGGAGCCCCAGCACCAGGACGTGACCTGCGAGCAGTTCCAGCAGTGGAAGCGGGACAACGACCCGGAGTACCAGAAGCAGGGCCTGGCCGGCTACCTGCGGGACAACGGCATCA cctgtcctCAGTGCCGCTTCCAGTACGCCCTGACCAAAGGCGGCTGCATGCACTTCACCTGCTTCCAGTGCAGGTACCAGTTCTGCAGCGGCTGCAACAACCCCTACCAAACG ACCGGCTGTAAGACGGCTCAGTGTAACTACAACGGGCTCCACGCCCACCACCCCAGAGACTGCCTCTTCTATCTGCGGGACTGGGACCCGgcgcagctgcaggagctgctgcag AGGAGCAGCGTGGAATTTAACACCGAGCCTTCCGACGACGCTTCCATCG ACGCCTGTGGTGTGATGGAGCAGAAAGACGAGGGCAACCAGCAGTTGGACTCGCCGTGCGGCATCCAGACTCACCCTGGTCAGGCCGGACTCTGCGA gaagcACTACAAGGAGTACCTGGTGAGCCTGATCAACATTCACTCTCTGGACCCCGCTCTGCTCTACGACGCCAAAGACCTGGAGATCGCCTGCAAGAGGTACCTGGTGGAGGTGCCGAGGGGAGAGGCCGAGGACGACCAGACGCACCAGGCGCGAATGCTCAAG AAACTGATGGAGGTCCCACTCGGAGAAAAAGTTCccagaaacaaatga
- the irf9 gene encoding interferon regulatory factor 9 — protein sequence MAGVKMRSTRRLRSWIVEQVSSGKYPGLMWDDDSKTRFRIPWKHAGKQDFRKDEDAAIFKAWAEFKGKLTDGTQDNPANWKTRLRCALNKSPEFEEVTERAQLDISEPYKVYRLVPIGEQGLLPPEKKKREKVSRRSKRRRSSSSDSESEDVSPAQQIKTEEATPQPDCVQQSDSPVQTQQCVQNINVIRSDVAVLDLRIEENVPAPAAVQDSFDISVHYLGHEVLKCFIQGANVRITYLPSSVIPSTPAALSSRFPRIPLPEPPSSLPPGPELQALYTLLPFMERGVALTYEEKGVYGKRFCQGRVFWTGPHTTSPALLKMERNTEPVLLFSKEIFKQDLDAFRSNGGEPPKCTITLCFGEELKNQEDPSSKLIIVQINLPWAEKQVQKASSIRNSISLLHSLASQSPLGEITLNLVEVLPDAVVCDAV from the exons ATGGCAGGAGTGAAAATGCGCTCCACTCGCAGGCTGCGCTCCTGGATAGTGGAAcag GTCAGCAGTGGTAAATACCCGGGGCTGATGTGGGACGACGATTCCAAAACAAGGTTTCGTATCCCGTGGAAGCACGCCGGGAAACAAGACTTCCGCAAGGACGAGGACGCCGCCATCTTTAAA GCCTGGGCCGAGTTCAAGGGGAAGCTGACGGACGGCACGCAGGACAACCCGGCCAACTGGAAGACCCGTCTGCGCTGCGCCCTCAACAAGAGCCCCGAGTTCGAGGAGGTGACGGAGCGGGCGCAGCTCGACATCTCCGAGCCGTACAAAGTCTACCGCCTGGTCCCGATCGGCGAGCAGG gtttgtTGCCgcctgagaagaagaagagagaaaaagtcAGCAGGAGGTCGAAGAGacggcggagcagcagcagcgactcgGAGAGCGAAGACGTCAGCCCGGCGCAGCAGATCAAAACCGAGGAGGCGACGCCACAGCCG GACTGTGTGCAGCAGAGCGACAGCCCCGTTCAGACCCAGCAGTGTGTTCAGAACATCAACGTAATACGGAGCGACG TGGCAGTGTTGGACTTGCGGATCGAGGAGAACGTCCCCGCCCCTGCAGCAG TCCAGGACTCCTTCGACATCTCCGTCCACTACTTAGGCCACGAGGTTCTCAAGTGCTTCATCCAGGGCGCCAACGTGCGGATAACGTACCTGCCGTCCTCGGTCATCCCGTCCACGCCGGCGGCCCTGAGCAGCCGCTTCCCCCGCATCCCGCTGCCTGAGCCGCCCTCCTCGCTGCCGCCAGGCCCCGAGCTGCAGGCGCTTTACACGCTGCTGCCCTTCATGGAGCGCGGCGTGGCGCTCACCTATGAAGAGAAGGGCGTGTACGGCAAGAGGTTCTGCCAGGGGCGGGTCTTCTGGACGGGGCCGCACACCACCAGCCCGGCGCTCCTGAAGATGGAGAGGAACACGGAGCCGGTCTTGCTCTTCAGCAAAGAAATCTTCAAGCAGG ATCTGGACGCCTTCCGGTCGAACGGCGGCGAGCCTCCGAAGTGCACCATCACACTTTGTTTTGGAGAAGAGCTGAAAAACCAGGAGGACCCGTCCAGCAAGCTCATCATCGTGCAG ATCAACCTCCCCTGGGCGGAGAAGCAGGTTCAGAAGGCGAGCTCCATCCGCAACTCCATATCCCTCCTGCACTCTCTGGCCAGCCAGTCTCCTCTGGGGGAAATCACCCTCAACCTGGTGGAGGTGCTGCCGGACGCCGTCGTCTGCGATGCGGTGTGA
- the emc9 gene encoding ER membrane protein complex subunit 9, with amino-acid sequence MGEVELSCRAYVKMYLHACLFPRCSINGLLLSSSPAGGAVCVTDCVPLLHSHLPLAPITQLALTQVDVWCSQTQQRIVGYYQANSCASDNSPTPCALKIADKIAEQFDNAVLLMLDGSKMSPDYRVPPIVMYERKDSRWILKDKHTIMLRQWEETRAIASQMLESGDHSLLVDFDSHLDDITQDWTNQKLNTKISELASPANGNI; translated from the exons ATGGGCGAGGTGGAGCTCTCCTGTCGGGCTTACGTGAAGATGTACCTGCACGCCTGTCTGTTCCCCCGGTGCAGCATCAACGGCCTGCTGCTGTCGTCGAGCCCGGCAGGGGGCGCTGTCTGCGTGACGGACTGCGTTCCGCTGCTGCACTCTCACCTGCCACTGGCTCCCATCACCCAGCTGGCCCTCACACAG GTGGATGTGTGGTGCTCACAGACTCAGCAGAGGATTGTGGGATACTACCAAGCCAACTCTTGTGCGTCAGATAACAG CCCGACCCCGTGTGCGCTGAAGATCGCCGATAAGATCGCCGAGCAGTTTGACAACGCCGTTTTGTTGATG CTGGACGGCAGTAAGATGTCTCCGGACTATCGGGTTCCTCCCATCGTCATGTACGAGCGCAAAGACTCCAGGTGGATcctcaaagacaaacacac GATCATGCTGCGGCAGTGGGAGGAGACCCGGGCCATCGCCTCCCAGATGCTGGAGTCGGGTGATCACTCGCTGCTGGTGGACTTCGACAGCCACTTGGACGACATCACACAGGACTGGACCAATCAGAAACTCAACACCAAGATCTCGGAGCTCGCCTCGCCGGCCAACGGGAACATCTAA
- the LOC115394708 gene encoding uncharacterized protein LOC115394708, which yields MGFLFRWLLLSLLAVGRQHANAFSIRSAEEFRDEEVPAMGNQTEPLSSAAKNESSWSVEVYGSGDSPLDDNEQQEEDGDSQQQGLRPQPRCPPKVPCKSTVPNPRKCPSKLLLCSPRQLQEMEPHDCPPDLPNCDPEEMSDTESRRCPPDLLDCDPGKLPPHACLLKQPSRLKVARKPLCSPEHPLCPKRHGYPVKRQPYYVYTSKRPQQYVYPGKWRQPHAHLYRRPKRPKHHGYSIHWPKHHGYPNRAQHPSYQIAHGGR from the exons ATGGGGTTTCTCTTCAG ATGGTTGCTGTTGTCCTTGCTAGCTGTTGGAAGACAACATGCAAATG CTTTCAGTATTCGATCAGCTGAGGAATTCAGAGATGAGGAAGTGCCTGCAATGGGCAATCAAACGGAACCACTGAGCTCTGCGGCCAAAAATGAATCTTCATGGAGCGTGGAAGTCTATGGTAGTGGTGATTCACCTTTGGATGACAATGAG CAACAGGAAGAAGATGGTGACTCTCAGCAGCAGGGACTTCGCCCACAGCCGAGGTGCCCGCCAAAGGTGCCGTGCAAATCCACAGTGCCCAATCCACGCAAGTGTCCATCCAAACTGCTGCTATGCAGTCCGCGGCAGCTCCAAGAAATGGAACCACACGACTGCCCACCAGATCTGCCGAACTGTGATCCTGAGGAAATGTCAGACACTGAATCACGCCGCTGCCCGCCGGACCTGCTGGATTGTGATCCGGGGAAACTGCCG CCACACGCCTGCCTGCTGAAGCAACCCAGTCGCCTGAAAGTGGCCCGGAAACCTCTGTGTTCGCCTGAGCACCCCCTCTGCCCAAAACGGCACGGCTACCCGGTCAAGCGACAGCCGTATTATGTGTACACATCCAAGCGGCCCCAGCAATATGTTTACCCCGGTAAATGGCGCCAGCCGCATGCTCACCTGTACAGGCGGCCCAAACGGCCCAAACATCACGGCTACTCGATCCACTGGCCGAAGCACCATGGCTACCCCAACCGGGCCCAACATCCCAGCTATCAGATT GCACACGGAGGACGCTGA